A single Tenacibaculum sp. Bg11-29 DNA region contains:
- a CDS encoding sodium-translocating pyrophosphatase, which yields MESIMIWMPIVAAVLGLIYMSIKKSWVMKQDAGDGKMKEISDHIYEGALAFLNAEYRLLAIFVIIVSVLLAIVAFFVPTTSYLIVIAFICGAIFSAFAGNMGMKIATKTNVRTTQAARTSLPNALKISFGGGTVMGLGVAGLAVLGLTTFFIAFFYFFMGGVWTNTMDMTIVLETLAGFSLGAESIALFARVGGGIYTKAADVGADLVGKVEAGIPEDDPRNPATIADNVGDNVGDVAGMGADLFGSYVATVLAAMVLGNYVIKDMGGSISDAFGGIGPILLPMAIAGIGIIISIIGTMLVKIKSNEAKESQVMGALNLGNWVSIGLVAIACFVLCKWMLPETMQMEFFGEGLQDISSMRVFYATLVGLIVGAVISSVTEYYTGLGKPPILKIVQQSSTGAGTNIIAGLATGMISTFPSVLLFAGAIWASYAFAGFYGVALAASAMMATTAMQLAIDAFGPIADNAGGIAEMSEQEPIVRERTDILDSVGNTTAATGKGFAIASAALTSLALFAAYVTFTGIDGINIFKAPVLAMLFVGGMVPVVFSALAMNAVGKAAMEMVEEVRRQFKEIPGIMEGTGKPEYDKCVAISTEASLREMILPGLLTIGFPLIIAFVPMLFGMNNLAIAEMLGGYMAGVTVSGVLWAIFQNNAGGAWDNAKKSFEAGVEINGEMTYKGSDAHKAAVTGDTVGDPFKDTSGPSMNILIKLTCLIGLVIAPILGGHNTNAHAKSEVMIERKQTSGNLAITTLTTSKTINGKTVTKTEGTVAEIEKKANKTGTIVSVDVKKQDNNIIKK from the coding sequence ATGGAATCAATAATGATTTGGATGCCAATCGTTGCGGCTGTTTTAGGTTTAATTTACATGAGTATTAAAAAATCTTGGGTAATGAAACAAGATGCAGGTGATGGAAAAATGAAAGAAATTTCTGACCACATTTATGAAGGCGCACTCGCTTTTTTAAATGCAGAATATAGACTTTTAGCCATTTTTGTAATAATTGTAAGTGTTTTGCTCGCAATTGTAGCCTTTTTTGTACCTACAACAAGTTACTTAATCGTAATTGCATTTATATGTGGAGCTATTTTTTCTGCTTTTGCAGGAAACATGGGAATGAAAATAGCAACTAAAACGAACGTAAGAACAACGCAAGCTGCCCGAACAAGCTTACCAAATGCTTTAAAAATATCATTTGGAGGAGGAACAGTAATGGGACTTGGTGTTGCTGGTTTAGCTGTTTTAGGCTTAACAACATTCTTTATTGCATTCTTTTATTTTTTTATGGGAGGTGTTTGGACAAATACAATGGATATGACTATTGTTTTAGAAACCTTGGCGGGATTTTCTTTAGGAGCTGAAAGTATTGCTCTATTTGCACGTGTTGGTGGAGGAATATATACAAAAGCTGCAGATGTTGGTGCTGATTTAGTAGGTAAAGTTGAAGCTGGTATTCCAGAAGATGATCCTCGTAACCCTGCTACAATTGCTGATAACGTAGGTGACAACGTAGGTGATGTTGCTGGTATGGGAGCCGATTTATTTGGATCTTATGTCGCAACGGTATTAGCAGCAATGGTTTTAGGAAATTATGTAATTAAAGATATGGGCGGAAGTATTTCTGATGCTTTCGGAGGGATTGGGCCAATTTTATTGCCAATGGCAATTGCAGGTATAGGAATTATCATTTCTATTATCGGAACAATGTTGGTAAAAATAAAAAGTAATGAAGCTAAAGAGTCTCAAGTAATGGGAGCGTTAAATCTTGGTAATTGGGTTTCTATTGGCTTAGTAGCCATTGCTTGTTTTGTATTATGTAAATGGATGCTTCCCGAAACTATGCAAATGGAATTCTTCGGAGAAGGTTTACAAGACATTTCTTCAATGCGCGTTTTCTACGCAACATTAGTTGGTTTAATCGTTGGAGCTGTTATTTCTTCAGTTACTGAATATTACACAGGATTAGGAAAACCTCCAATTTTAAAAATAGTACAACAGTCAAGTACTGGTGCAGGAACAAATATAATTGCAGGTTTAGCAACAGGTATGATTTCTACATTTCCTTCAGTTTTATTATTTGCAGGAGCAATTTGGGCATCGTATGCATTTGCAGGATTTTACGGAGTTGCCTTAGCTGCTTCTGCAATGATGGCAACAACAGCTATGCAATTAGCAATTGATGCTTTCGGACCAATTGCTGATAATGCGGGTGGTATCGCAGAAATGAGTGAACAAGAACCTATTGTTAGAGAACGTACAGATATTTTAGACTCTGTTGGTAATACAACTGCTGCAACTGGTAAAGGTTTTGCTATAGCATCTGCAGCATTAACATCACTAGCGCTATTTGCTGCCTATGTAACATTTACAGGAATTGATGGAATAAACATTTTTAAAGCACCAGTTTTAGCAATGCTATTTGTTGGAGGAATGGTTCCTGTAGTATTCTCTGCTTTAGCGATGAATGCCGTAGGTAAAGCTGCCATGGAAATGGTAGAAGAGGTTCGTCGTCAATTTAAAGAAATTCCTGGAATTATGGAAGGTACTGGGAAACCAGAATACGATAAATGTGTCGCAATTTCTACGGAAGCATCTTTAAGAGAAATGATACTACCTGGTTTACTAACTATTGGTTTTCCTTTAATTATAGCTTTTGTTCCAATGCTATTTGGAATGAATAATTTAGCAATTGCAGAAATGCTTGGTGGTTATATGGCAGGTGTTACTGTTTCTGGTGTACTTTGGGCGATCTTTCAAAATAATGCTGGTGGAGCTTGGGATAACGCTAAAAAATCATTTGAAGCTGGTGTAGAAATCAACGGAGAAATGACATACAAAGGTTCTGACGCACACAAAGCAGCTGTAACTGGTGATACCGTTGGAGACCCTTTTAAAGACACTTCTGGTCCGTCTATGAATATCTTAATTAAACTTACTTGTTTAATAGGGTTGGTAATTGCACCCATTTTAGGAGGGCACAACACTAACGCTCATGCTAAAAGTGAAGTAATGATTGAAAGAAAACAAACTTCTGGTAACTTAGCTATTACTACTTTAACTACTTCTAAAACCATTAATGGTAAAACCGTTACTAAAACTGAAGGAACTGTTGCCGAAATAGAAAAGAAAGCTAATAAAACTGGAACAATAGTTTCTGTAGATGTTAAAAAACAAGACAACAATATTATAAAGAAGTAA
- a CDS encoding inorganic diphosphatase produces MTAKERKTVDVLIEIPKGSRNKYEYDFDLGKIRFDRMLFSSMMYPGDYGFIPETLALDGDPLDILLLGAEPTFPMCVMEVKPIGVFHMADEKGPDEKIICVPVSDPIWSQLNDLKDMNPHQVKEITHFFQVYKDLEKKQVDVGGWGDANEAYEILDKCIERYENSEHKTNGDFKI; encoded by the coding sequence ATGACTGCAAAAGAAAGAAAAACAGTAGATGTTTTAATTGAAATACCAAAAGGAAGTAGAAATAAATACGAATATGATTTTGATTTAGGTAAAATCCGTTTCGATAGAATGTTATTTTCATCAATGATGTATCCTGGAGATTATGGTTTCATTCCTGAAACTTTAGCTTTAGATGGTGATCCATTAGATATATTGCTTTTAGGAGCTGAACCAACATTTCCAATGTGTGTTATGGAAGTTAAACCTATCGGTGTTTTCCATATGGCAGATGAAAAAGGACCAGATGAAAAAATTATCTGTGTACCAGTTTCTGACCCTATTTGGAGCCAATTGAATGATTTAAAAGACATGAATCCTCACCAAGTAAAAGAAATCACTCACTTTTTTCAAGTTTACAAAGACCTTGAAAAAAAGCAAGTAGATGTTGGTGGATGGGGAGATGCTAATGAAGCTTATGAAATATTAGATAAATGTATCGAACGTTATGAGAATAGCGAGCATAAAACTAATGGTGATTTCAAAATTTAA